From Stigmatopora nigra isolate UIUO_SnigA chromosome 17, RoL_Snig_1.1, whole genome shotgun sequence, a single genomic window includes:
- the LOC144210800 gene encoding apical junction component 1 homolog isoform X2, translating to MQSPYKKRSERHGAGHDAAWNATGRHQASRFSAPDIFNPRLTSRPSEVKTNGAVPEPKRRIRSKSAPRVQTGLQPRPSESSCPASGRRGREPQWRTAGEPQWRPDASPRKDWTHAAPFHEAYPVGIADDIRYSAYYSTRPSEEEALPDKPATSPHVRCRVDIKPSEPMSRHPSQRKATPPTDVPWSRQHPWACRSLTVPRHFSYSRAPTHGESLESRRAARQSCSLPNKYKDQMEVASEGTPPSRYDVDNMTGPGPGVPFQMFFEDDPSGYVTTAAPPRPTSYFPDRANVKAQYAHEERGGAGAYYGEAEHYPYNLQAGYPKSYSAHPPGPYIIQAQPARIFYGDDPRSYQIQTAPPRFYYPHETHALPPLHHLPARAHYADGPKNARPVPAPPDDWYTSYAPGYRPNPAAYAPTRAGQEAAFAQWGWDPGAETQRMGTESKPYSRSLDDILNSQAEREAPASVQRHQSYSELDPRKAARTPEDRAPPVVVNLSTSPRRYAALSLSDNSLIDQSPTTKSPTSRQWSVTPEITITDNDLRGKSRGTPSSGAWDPPDEGQHETKSPNKETSLQQSLEQLDELLADLVTDYKPPSRRASEDILDQLKKLIDEEEAVSLSRKNSMAATEEPPPLDRQPTSVRFQPSSFREGSNVDATATPSGGGHASCASAADGCCSPDRSPDEDDTMMCSNNRCRRTETLFNACLYFKSCHSCYTYYCSRNCRREDWDVHKESCVYGRVGSSCRHIIKHCRETLPVHKAFSRLAKVGYLSRGRGVLFLGFPNAASSLSFLRAGPDALDALPASPTYLSLRELEAFQEHLGEYGRELKEAGREYDPDECFVLNVSVAVGEPPSDGPSPRNRAPAVRKHAKVALASFSPERKSHERRGDMETLILTPPPGTADIDKEGEEGRKAREICFVNIQRELRIRGVFLRQQYPRVYEQLCDFVENNLRFTPTTIYPVDKRTGKQFMCMIMAASEPRTLDWVGTPHLLDDII from the coding sequence ATGCAGTCCCCGTACAAGAAGAGGTCGGAGCGTCACGGCGCCGGCCACGACGCGGCCTGGAACGCCACGGGCCGCCACCAGGCTTCCCGCTTCTCCGCCCCGGACATTTTCAACCCCAGATTAACGTCCCGACCGTCGGAGGTCAAGACCAATGGCGCCGTTCCCGAACCCAAGCGAAGGATTCGCTCTAAAAGCGCACCCCGAGTCCAGACGGGACTCCAACCCAGACCCTCAGAGTCCTCTTGCCCCGCCTcggggaggagagggagggagccACAATGGCGGACCGCTGGGGAGCCACAATGGCGGCCTGATGCCTCACCTCGCAAGGACTGGACCCACGCGGCTCCTTTCCACGAAGCCTACCCCGTCGGGATCGCTGACGACATCAGATATTCGGCCTATTACAGCACGCGTCCATCCGAAGAAGAGGCGTTGCCAGACAAACCGGCGACCAGTCCTCACGTCCGATGCCGGGTGGACATTAAACCCAGCGAGCCTATGTCACGTCACCCCTCACAGAGGAAGGCCACCCCACCGACAGACGTCCCCTGGTCGAGGCAGCACCCATGGGCATGTCGGAGTCTAACCGTACCCCGCCATTTTTCCTATTCCCGGGCGCCGACGCATGGCGAGTCGCTAGAAAGCCGACGAGCCGCTCGCCAGTCCTGCAGTCTGCCCAATAAGTACAAAGACCAAATGGAGGTGGCGTCagaagggacaccaccatcccGCTATGATGTGGACAACATGACCGGACCCGGTCCTGGTGTCCCCTTCCAAATGTTTTTCGAAGACGATCCTAGCGGATATGTGACGACTGCAGCTCCTCCAAGGCCGACCTCCTATTTCCCTGATCGTGCCAACGTCAAAGCCCAATACGCACATGAAGAAAGAGGCGGCGCGGGGGCTTATTACGGCGAAGCGGAGCACTACCCGTACAATTTGCAGGCGGGTTACCCCAAATCTTATAGCGCCCACCCACCAGGGCCATACATCATCCAAGCGCAACCAGCCAGGATCTTCTACGGAGACGACCCCAGGTCCTATCAAATTCAAACAGCCCCGCCAAGGTTTTactacccacacgaaacccacGCCTTGCCGCCATTGCACCACCTACCGGCACGAGCCCACTACGCAGACGGCCCTAAAAACGCCAGGCCGGTTCCGGCGCCCCCTGACGACTGGTACACCTCCTACGCTCCCGGCTATCGCCCCAATCCGGCGGCCTACGCTCCGACCCGAGCCGGACAAGAAGCGGCGTTCGCCCAATGGGGTTGGGACCCCGGCGCGGAGACCCAACGAATGGGTACGGAATCGAAACCCTATTCACGCTCATTGGACGACATTCTCAACTCGCAGGCCGAGAGGGAAGCACCCGCCTCGGTTCAGAGGCACCAAAGCTACTCGGAACTGGATCCTCGTAAAGCGGCGAGGACGCCTGAAGACCGAGCGCCACCCGTGGTGGTCAATCTATCCACCTCGCCGAGACGTTACGCCGCCCTGTCGCTATCCGACAACTCCCTGATCGACCAAAGCCCGACAACTAAGAGCCCTACCAGCCGGCAGTGGTCGGTCACCCCCGAGATCACCATCACGGACAACGACCTCCGCGGGAAAAGCCGAGGAACCCCCAGTAGCGGCGCTTGGGACCCCCCGGACGAAGGTCAGCACGAGACCAAATCCCCCAACAAGGAAACATCGCTCCAACAAAGCCTGGAGCAACTAGACGAGCTCCTGGCCGACCTGGTGACGGACTACAAACCCCCCAGCCGGAGAGCCAGCGAGGACATCCTGGACCAGCTGAAGAAGCTCATCGACGAGGAGGAAGCCGTCTCCCTCTCCCGGAAAAACTCCATGGCGGCCACGGAAGAGCCTCCACCCCTGGACCGGCAGCCCACCTCGGTCCGATTCCAACCCAGCTCCTTCCGGGAAGGCTCCAACGTGGACGCCACCGCCACCCCCAGCGGCGGCGGCCACGCCAGCTGCGCCTCGGCGGCCGACGGCTGCTGCTCCCCGGACCGCAGCCCGGACGAAGACGACACCATGATGTGCTCCAACAACCGTTGCCGTCGGACGGAGACGCTATTCAACGCTTGCCTTTACTTCAAATCCTGCCACAGCTGCTACACTTACTACTGCTCGCGCAACTGCCGCCGCGAGGACTGGGACGTCCACAAGGAAAGTTGCGTCTACGGCCGCGTGGGGAGCTCCTGCCGCCACATCATCAAGCACTGCCGCGAGACACTCCCGGTCCACAAGGCCTTCTCTCGCCTGGCCAAAGTGGGCTACCTCTCCAGGGGGCGTGGCGTCCTCTTCCTGGGATTCCCCAACGCCGCCTCCTCGCTGAGCTTCCTGCGAGCCGGGCCGGACGCCCTGGACGCCCTACCGGCCTCGCCCACCTACCTATCACTGCGCGAACTGGAGGCCTTCCAGGAGCATTTGGGCGAGTACGGCCGGGAGCTGAAGGAAGCCGGCCGCGAATACGACCCCGACGAGTGCTTCGTCCTCAACGTCTCTGTGGCGGTGGGCGAACCGCCGTCCGACGGACCCTCGCCGAGGAACCGAGCCCCGGCGGTGAGGAAGCACGCCAAAGTAGCCCTGGCTTCCTTCAGCCCCGAACGGAAGAGCCACGAGAGGCGGGGCGACATGGAGACGCTGATCCTGACTCCGCCTCCTGGTACGGCGGACATCGACAAAGAGGGCGAAGAAGGCCGGAAAGCCCGGGAAATCTGCTTCGTCAACATCCAGCGCGAGTTGCGGATCCGTGGCGTCTTCCTGCGCCAGCAGTACCCGCGTGTCTACGAGCAACTTTGCGACTTTGTGGAAAATAACCTCCGCTTCACCCCGACGACCATCTACCCCGTGGACAAAAGGACCGGGAAGCAGTTCATGTGCATGATCATGGCCGCCTCCGAGCCCAGGACTTTGGACTGGGTGGGGACGCCACACCTACTCGATGACATCATATAA
- the LOC144210800 gene encoding apical junction component 1 homolog isoform X1 gives MTLTGPPDLSVSSEIPVTSLSKSSPPSKQRPPLNRSTPPEISMQSPYKKRSERHGAGHDAAWNATGRHQASRFSAPDIFNPRLTSRPSEVKTNGAVPEPKRRIRSKSAPRVQTGLQPRPSESSCPASGRRGREPQWRTAGEPQWRPDASPRKDWTHAAPFHEAYPVGIADDIRYSAYYSTRPSEEEALPDKPATSPHVRCRVDIKPSEPMSRHPSQRKATPPTDVPWSRQHPWACRSLTVPRHFSYSRAPTHGESLESRRAARQSCSLPNKYKDQMEVASEGTPPSRYDVDNMTGPGPGVPFQMFFEDDPSGYVTTAAPPRPTSYFPDRANVKAQYAHEERGGAGAYYGEAEHYPYNLQAGYPKSYSAHPPGPYIIQAQPARIFYGDDPRSYQIQTAPPRFYYPHETHALPPLHHLPARAHYADGPKNARPVPAPPDDWYTSYAPGYRPNPAAYAPTRAGQEAAFAQWGWDPGAETQRMGTESKPYSRSLDDILNSQAEREAPASVQRHQSYSELDPRKAARTPEDRAPPVVVNLSTSPRRYAALSLSDNSLIDQSPTTKSPTSRQWSVTPEITITDNDLRGKSRGTPSSGAWDPPDEGQHETKSPNKETSLQQSLEQLDELLADLVTDYKPPSRRASEDILDQLKKLIDEEEAVSLSRKNSMAATEEPPPLDRQPTSVRFQPSSFREGSNVDATATPSGGGHASCASAADGCCSPDRSPDEDDTMMCSNNRCRRTETLFNACLYFKSCHSCYTYYCSRNCRREDWDVHKESCVYGRVGSSCRHIIKHCRETLPVHKAFSRLAKVGYLSRGRGVLFLGFPNAASSLSFLRAGPDALDALPASPTYLSLRELEAFQEHLGEYGRELKEAGREYDPDECFVLNVSVAVGEPPSDGPSPRNRAPAVRKHAKVALASFSPERKSHERRGDMETLILTPPPGTADIDKEGEEGRKAREICFVNIQRELRIRGVFLRQQYPRVYEQLCDFVENNLRFTPTTIYPVDKRTGKQFMCMIMAASEPRTLDWVGTPHLLDDII, from the coding sequence ATGACACTCACAGGACCACCTGACTTATCGGTTTCAAGTGAGATCCCCGTCACGTCCCTTTCCAAATCCTCGCCGCCTTCCAAACAACGTCCTCCTTTAAATCGCAGCACGCCACCAGAAATTTCCATGCAGTCCCCGTACAAGAAGAGGTCGGAGCGTCACGGCGCCGGCCACGACGCGGCCTGGAACGCCACGGGCCGCCACCAGGCTTCCCGCTTCTCCGCCCCGGACATTTTCAACCCCAGATTAACGTCCCGACCGTCGGAGGTCAAGACCAATGGCGCCGTTCCCGAACCCAAGCGAAGGATTCGCTCTAAAAGCGCACCCCGAGTCCAGACGGGACTCCAACCCAGACCCTCAGAGTCCTCTTGCCCCGCCTcggggaggagagggagggagccACAATGGCGGACCGCTGGGGAGCCACAATGGCGGCCTGATGCCTCACCTCGCAAGGACTGGACCCACGCGGCTCCTTTCCACGAAGCCTACCCCGTCGGGATCGCTGACGACATCAGATATTCGGCCTATTACAGCACGCGTCCATCCGAAGAAGAGGCGTTGCCAGACAAACCGGCGACCAGTCCTCACGTCCGATGCCGGGTGGACATTAAACCCAGCGAGCCTATGTCACGTCACCCCTCACAGAGGAAGGCCACCCCACCGACAGACGTCCCCTGGTCGAGGCAGCACCCATGGGCATGTCGGAGTCTAACCGTACCCCGCCATTTTTCCTATTCCCGGGCGCCGACGCATGGCGAGTCGCTAGAAAGCCGACGAGCCGCTCGCCAGTCCTGCAGTCTGCCCAATAAGTACAAAGACCAAATGGAGGTGGCGTCagaagggacaccaccatcccGCTATGATGTGGACAACATGACCGGACCCGGTCCTGGTGTCCCCTTCCAAATGTTTTTCGAAGACGATCCTAGCGGATATGTGACGACTGCAGCTCCTCCAAGGCCGACCTCCTATTTCCCTGATCGTGCCAACGTCAAAGCCCAATACGCACATGAAGAAAGAGGCGGCGCGGGGGCTTATTACGGCGAAGCGGAGCACTACCCGTACAATTTGCAGGCGGGTTACCCCAAATCTTATAGCGCCCACCCACCAGGGCCATACATCATCCAAGCGCAACCAGCCAGGATCTTCTACGGAGACGACCCCAGGTCCTATCAAATTCAAACAGCCCCGCCAAGGTTTTactacccacacgaaacccacGCCTTGCCGCCATTGCACCACCTACCGGCACGAGCCCACTACGCAGACGGCCCTAAAAACGCCAGGCCGGTTCCGGCGCCCCCTGACGACTGGTACACCTCCTACGCTCCCGGCTATCGCCCCAATCCGGCGGCCTACGCTCCGACCCGAGCCGGACAAGAAGCGGCGTTCGCCCAATGGGGTTGGGACCCCGGCGCGGAGACCCAACGAATGGGTACGGAATCGAAACCCTATTCACGCTCATTGGACGACATTCTCAACTCGCAGGCCGAGAGGGAAGCACCCGCCTCGGTTCAGAGGCACCAAAGCTACTCGGAACTGGATCCTCGTAAAGCGGCGAGGACGCCTGAAGACCGAGCGCCACCCGTGGTGGTCAATCTATCCACCTCGCCGAGACGTTACGCCGCCCTGTCGCTATCCGACAACTCCCTGATCGACCAAAGCCCGACAACTAAGAGCCCTACCAGCCGGCAGTGGTCGGTCACCCCCGAGATCACCATCACGGACAACGACCTCCGCGGGAAAAGCCGAGGAACCCCCAGTAGCGGCGCTTGGGACCCCCCGGACGAAGGTCAGCACGAGACCAAATCCCCCAACAAGGAAACATCGCTCCAACAAAGCCTGGAGCAACTAGACGAGCTCCTGGCCGACCTGGTGACGGACTACAAACCCCCCAGCCGGAGAGCCAGCGAGGACATCCTGGACCAGCTGAAGAAGCTCATCGACGAGGAGGAAGCCGTCTCCCTCTCCCGGAAAAACTCCATGGCGGCCACGGAAGAGCCTCCACCCCTGGACCGGCAGCCCACCTCGGTCCGATTCCAACCCAGCTCCTTCCGGGAAGGCTCCAACGTGGACGCCACCGCCACCCCCAGCGGCGGCGGCCACGCCAGCTGCGCCTCGGCGGCCGACGGCTGCTGCTCCCCGGACCGCAGCCCGGACGAAGACGACACCATGATGTGCTCCAACAACCGTTGCCGTCGGACGGAGACGCTATTCAACGCTTGCCTTTACTTCAAATCCTGCCACAGCTGCTACACTTACTACTGCTCGCGCAACTGCCGCCGCGAGGACTGGGACGTCCACAAGGAAAGTTGCGTCTACGGCCGCGTGGGGAGCTCCTGCCGCCACATCATCAAGCACTGCCGCGAGACACTCCCGGTCCACAAGGCCTTCTCTCGCCTGGCCAAAGTGGGCTACCTCTCCAGGGGGCGTGGCGTCCTCTTCCTGGGATTCCCCAACGCCGCCTCCTCGCTGAGCTTCCTGCGAGCCGGGCCGGACGCCCTGGACGCCCTACCGGCCTCGCCCACCTACCTATCACTGCGCGAACTGGAGGCCTTCCAGGAGCATTTGGGCGAGTACGGCCGGGAGCTGAAGGAAGCCGGCCGCGAATACGACCCCGACGAGTGCTTCGTCCTCAACGTCTCTGTGGCGGTGGGCGAACCGCCGTCCGACGGACCCTCGCCGAGGAACCGAGCCCCGGCGGTGAGGAAGCACGCCAAAGTAGCCCTGGCTTCCTTCAGCCCCGAACGGAAGAGCCACGAGAGGCGGGGCGACATGGAGACGCTGATCCTGACTCCGCCTCCTGGTACGGCGGACATCGACAAAGAGGGCGAAGAAGGCCGGAAAGCCCGGGAAATCTGCTTCGTCAACATCCAGCGCGAGTTGCGGATCCGTGGCGTCTTCCTGCGCCAGCAGTACCCGCGTGTCTACGAGCAACTTTGCGACTTTGTGGAAAATAACCTCCGCTTCACCCCGACGACCATCTACCCCGTGGACAAAAGGACCGGGAAGCAGTTCATGTGCATGATCATGGCCGCCTCCGAGCCCAGGACTTTGGACTGGGTGGGGACGCCACACCTACTCGATGACATCATATAA
- the minar2 gene encoding major intrinsically disordered NOTCH2-binding receptor 1-like: MVTPVPPNNNNPLKFLKLDVTMPPLSDGTTQKAQRKSPPTSPEDTIAFVDRYVTPGHLRSNIKENPLYMTRDVTDHKFTPSWTIKEYSMQKQTTPGQLADFLQDNQKTPRELDFWLEDLYTPGFDALLKKKEAEQRQKRLHTILCVIALIIAIVIIIVLVPVLVLRNKV; this comes from the exons ATGGTAACTCCCGTTCCACCCAACAACAATAACCCCCTGAAGTTCCTCAAACTAGACGTGACGATGCCGCCGCTCTCCGACGGGACGACTCAG AAAGCCCAGAGAAAAAGTCCACCTACCTCTCCTGAAGACACCATAGCATTTGTGGACAGATACGTCACCCCCGGACATCTGCGCTCCAACATTAAGGAAAATCCTCTGTACATGACGAGAGATGTGACAGACCATAAGTTTACGCCATCCTGGACCATTAAGGAATACAGCatgcaaaagcaaacaactccTGGGCAATTGGCAGACTTTTTGCAG gATAACCAGAAAACGCCAAGGGAGCTGGATTTTTGGCTGGAAGATCTCTACACACCCGGATTTGATGCCttattgaagaaaaaagaagcaGAACAGCGACAGAAAAGACTCCACACAATACTTTGTGTCATAGCTTTGATCATCgccattgttatcatcattgtaCTTGTACCGGTTTTGGTACTACGGAACAAAGTTTGA